The following are from one region of the Rhodopirellula sp. P2 genome:
- a CDS encoding ABC transporter ATP-binding protein, whose translation MSIIEVRDLTKNYRVYQKREGIGGSIRGLFHREFREVNAVRGIDLQVEQGEFVAFLGPNGAGKTTTLKLLSGVIQPTSGTASVMGYVPWERKDGYRRRFALVMGQKNQLWWDLPARESYLLHQHIYGIPEGEFKTRLDEISDLLDVTRLLDQPVRELSLGERMKMELIAALLHSPEVLFLDEPTIGLDVIAQHNIQQFLRYYQEKRKITILLTSHYMKDVAALCRRVVVIAQGTIQYDGSLSGIVDKFSGYKLVTLQFAASENLTRPERLGDVVDENWPKLTYRVPRADVPRLLAETLRDHVIEDVVVEDPPLEDVIADLFRESMTDSTNDVSESTATV comes from the coding sequence ATGTCGATCATCGAAGTCCGCGATTTGACAAAGAACTACCGCGTTTATCAAAAACGCGAGGGGATCGGCGGCAGCATTCGCGGCTTGTTTCACCGTGAATTCCGCGAGGTCAACGCTGTCCGTGGGATCGATTTGCAAGTCGAGCAAGGGGAGTTTGTTGCCTTTCTTGGTCCCAATGGAGCCGGCAAAACGACAACGCTGAAATTGTTGAGCGGGGTCATTCAACCGACTTCCGGCACGGCCAGCGTGATGGGGTATGTCCCCTGGGAACGCAAGGATGGGTACCGTCGCCGGTTCGCTCTGGTGATGGGACAAAAGAATCAGCTTTGGTGGGATTTGCCGGCCCGCGAATCGTATCTCTTGCATCAACACATTTATGGGATCCCGGAAGGCGAATTTAAAACTCGCTTGGACGAGATCAGCGATTTGCTGGACGTGACCCGCCTGCTCGATCAACCCGTGCGTGAACTCTCGCTGGGGGAACGGATGAAGATGGAGTTGATCGCGGCGTTGCTGCACAGCCCCGAGGTGTTGTTCCTGGACGAGCCAACGATTGGGCTGGACGTGATCGCTCAGCACAACATTCAGCAGTTCCTTCGTTACTACCAAGAAAAACGCAAGATCACGATCCTTCTGACCAGCCACTACATGAAGGACGTCGCCGCACTTTGCCGGCGTGTGGTCGTGATCGCGCAGGGCACCATTCAGTACGACGGTTCGCTGTCAGGCATCGTCGACAAATTCAGCGGCTACAAATTGGTCACGTTGCAGTTCGCAGCGTCGGAGAACTTGACGCGGCCCGAACGACTCGGCGATGTCGTGGATGAAAATTGGCCCAAATTGACGTATCGTGTGCCCCGCGCTGACGTGCCCCGATTGCTGGCTGAAACCTTGCGTGACCATGTGATCGAGGACGTGGTCGTCGAAGACCCGCCTCTCGAAGACGTGATCGCGGATCTGTTCCGTGAGTCCATGACCGATTCCACCAACGACGTTTCTGAAAGCACCGCGACAGTATGA
- a CDS encoding ATP-binding cassette domain-containing protein — protein sequence MISLDDLTIGFRGPALLDGVSARIERGQRIGLLGRNGAGKTTLLKMLSGDVTPDNGQVILDPNVRLARLTQDVPQNVRGTVRDIITLPAAEFSKMGTTAGLGTALGPTDHGTWEEWEIEQKIEETLTRMNLEPETEFESLSSGMRRRVLLARAIASEPDMLLLDEPTNHLDIQSILWLEDFLSRWSGTLMFITHDRSFLQSLANRIWEIDRGRLFDWTCDYQTFLKRKAAALDAEEKQNALFDKRLAEEEVWIRQGIKARRTRNEGRVRALKTMRNEANQRRSLEGKAKLNLQVAERGGALVTKLDNVSFAYPGTDRVIIREFSSLIMRGDKIGIIGPNGAGKSTLLKLILGKLQPTSGTVRLGTNLKIAYFDQLRDTLDPELTVQENVGEGSDKIQVGNATKHIMGYLQDYLFTPERARTQVKFLSGGERNRALLAKLMTQPANVIVLDEPTNDLDAETLELLEEQLVGFDGTLLMVSHDRTFLNNVVTSTLVFDDDSDPGIVNEYVGGYDEWEAVAKRRRAEQGTTKTSGKKATSKPPASNSVSEETTAKAVKLSYNEQRELKLLPGKIEKLEMEIAAIHEEMAAPEFYQSGGDTITVKSDELKAKEAELAESYKRWEALEAH from the coding sequence ATGATTTCACTGGATGATTTGACCATCGGTTTTCGCGGACCAGCTTTGCTGGACGGGGTCTCGGCACGCATTGAACGCGGCCAACGCATTGGGTTGCTCGGTCGCAATGGAGCCGGCAAAACGACCTTGCTGAAGATGTTGTCGGGCGATGTCACGCCGGACAACGGCCAAGTGATCTTGGACCCCAATGTGCGTTTGGCGAGGCTGACTCAGGATGTCCCTCAGAACGTCCGTGGGACAGTTCGCGATATCATCACGCTTCCCGCCGCGGAGTTCTCCAAGATGGGGACAACCGCTGGCTTGGGAACTGCCCTCGGGCCCACCGATCATGGGACCTGGGAGGAATGGGAGATCGAGCAAAAAATCGAGGAGACGCTCACCCGAATGAACCTCGAACCGGAGACGGAGTTCGAGAGTCTTTCCAGTGGGATGCGACGTCGTGTGTTGTTGGCCCGAGCCATCGCCAGCGAACCAGACATGTTGCTGCTCGACGAGCCAACGAACCACTTGGACATCCAGTCGATCTTGTGGCTCGAGGATTTCCTGAGTCGTTGGTCGGGCACATTGATGTTCATCACTCACGACCGCTCGTTTTTGCAGTCGCTCGCCAACCGAATTTGGGAGATCGACCGTGGTCGATTGTTTGATTGGACGTGCGATTATCAAACGTTTTTGAAACGCAAAGCGGCGGCTCTGGATGCCGAAGAAAAGCAAAACGCGTTGTTTGACAAGCGACTGGCGGAAGAAGAGGTCTGGATCCGGCAGGGCATCAAGGCTCGGCGGACCCGGAATGAAGGTCGCGTGCGAGCCCTCAAGACGATGCGCAACGAAGCCAATCAACGACGCAGCCTCGAGGGCAAGGCCAAGCTGAATCTGCAAGTCGCGGAACGTGGCGGGGCATTGGTCACCAAGCTCGACAACGTTTCGTTCGCCTACCCGGGAACCGACCGCGTCATCATTCGCGAGTTTTCATCGCTGATCATGCGGGGTGACAAAATCGGGATCATTGGTCCCAATGGAGCCGGGAAGTCCACGTTGCTGAAGTTGATCTTGGGCAAACTGCAACCAACCTCCGGGACGGTGCGATTGGGAACCAATCTCAAAATCGCTTACTTCGATCAATTGCGCGACACCTTGGATCCTGAACTCACAGTCCAGGAAAACGTTGGCGAAGGAAGTGACAAGATCCAAGTGGGCAACGCCACCAAGCACATCATGGGGTACTTGCAGGATTACCTGTTCACTCCCGAGCGAGCTCGAACGCAAGTCAAGTTTCTTTCCGGCGGTGAACGCAACCGTGCGTTGTTGGCCAAGCTGATGACTCAGCCTGCCAATGTCATCGTGCTGGACGAACCGACCAATGACTTGGATGCCGAGACGCTGGAACTACTCGAAGAGCAATTGGTTGGCTTCGATGGCACGCTGTTGATGGTCAGTCACGACCGGACGTTCTTGAACAACGTTGTGACCAGCACGTTGGTGTTCGATGACGATTCCGATCCAGGGATCGTCAACGAGTACGTTGGCGGCTACGACGAATGGGAGGCGGTCGCCAAACGGAGGCGAGCTGAACAAGGGACAACCAAAACGAGTGGCAAGAAGGCCACGTCGAAGCCCCCGGCCAGCAACAGTGTTTCTGAGGAGACCACCGCGAAAGCGGTCAAGCTTTCGTACAACGAACAACGCGAGTTGAAGCTGTTGCCAGGCAAAATTGAAAAGCTCGAGATGGAAATCGCGGCCATCCACGAAGAGATGGCCGCGCCAGAGTTCTACCAATCCGGTGGTGACACCATCACCGTCAAGAGCGATGAACTGAAGGCCAAGGAAGCGGAGCTCGCCGAGTCTTACAAACGCTGGGAAGCTCTCGAAGCTCACTGA
- a CDS encoding PH domain-containing protein: MSSEPKPLHPISIVFQTVAIAKHTILPLALVAWNGAQTSWLGFVGAYGFLAITIAVFTVVGFIRYWFYRYQLADGELIVTSGVFFRSKRNVPVARIQNVDLVQNLFHRVLGVAEVRVETASGTEPEAILKVLSLRDVELLREQIETARRKVASGFAGQASMGAESTSDSATLTNADSEANVVPVSASTTLLEIPLKWLVQAGLASNRGFVMVGIVIGLLSQQMGNGDQFARRIARTLRSSSDRELTTLPSNWWESWLVWMGALVLVLGLIRLLGIAWYVLRFHGYRLELRDENLQLSCGLLTRVSATVPRRRIQWISIHRTPLQRWMKLASIRIETAGGAGKQNEDAATTVTRRWFVPIIPESRLDELVEQLRPGLDWSEASLPWQSLDQRARKRMRRKSMLRAEGISIITGVLAHLTLDHPFAWTLGGLVALVLLPLNVWMAGRWHQHFGFAELPSGEGVVIREGFWNRKVSCTFYDRIQSVSCSESPFDRRWNMQTLRIDTAAAGPADHTYRLPMLSGPVASELFDRLASKTSRIEMVWD; this comes from the coding sequence ATGAGTTCGGAACCGAAGCCACTGCATCCGATCTCGATCGTGTTTCAAACGGTCGCGATCGCAAAACACACTATCCTTCCACTCGCCTTGGTTGCCTGGAACGGAGCTCAGACGAGTTGGTTGGGATTTGTCGGCGCGTACGGCTTCCTCGCGATAACCATCGCGGTCTTCACGGTGGTGGGTTTCATTCGGTATTGGTTCTATCGATACCAATTGGCCGATGGTGAGCTGATTGTGACCTCTGGGGTTTTCTTTCGATCCAAGCGAAACGTGCCGGTCGCTCGAATTCAAAATGTCGATTTGGTGCAGAACTTGTTCCATCGTGTGTTGGGGGTCGCGGAGGTTCGAGTGGAAACCGCCAGCGGGACCGAACCGGAAGCGATTCTCAAAGTGCTCTCGCTGCGAGACGTGGAATTGCTGCGCGAACAAATCGAAACGGCGCGGAGAAAGGTGGCATCGGGATTCGCCGGTCAAGCTTCGATGGGGGCGGAATCCACCTCCGATTCAGCGACTCTGACGAACGCGGATTCGGAGGCGAACGTGGTGCCCGTTTCCGCATCGACGACCTTGCTTGAAATCCCCTTGAAGTGGTTGGTGCAAGCGGGGTTGGCCAGCAACCGCGGCTTTGTGATGGTCGGGATTGTGATCGGGCTTCTTTCGCAGCAGATGGGCAACGGCGATCAGTTCGCTCGCCGAATCGCACGCACGCTGAGGTCATCAAGCGACAGGGAGCTCACGACACTGCCGTCCAATTGGTGGGAATCCTGGCTGGTTTGGATGGGGGCACTGGTGCTCGTGTTGGGGTTGATTCGGTTGCTTGGGATCGCGTGGTACGTGCTGCGATTCCATGGCTATCGCTTGGAGCTTCGGGACGAAAATTTGCAGCTTTCTTGTGGCTTGCTCACGCGGGTGTCGGCCACGGTTCCACGACGCCGCATTCAGTGGATCAGCATTCACCGCACACCGCTGCAACGATGGATGAAACTGGCGTCCATTCGGATCGAGACCGCGGGAGGCGCGGGGAAACAAAACGAAGACGCTGCAACGACGGTCACGCGTCGGTGGTTCGTGCCGATCATCCCGGAGTCACGCTTGGACGAATTGGTGGAACAACTGCGACCGGGGTTGGATTGGTCGGAAGCATCCTTGCCCTGGCAATCACTTGATCAGCGGGCTCGTAAACGCATGCGGCGAAAGTCGATGTTGCGAGCCGAGGGCATCAGCATCATCACCGGCGTGTTGGCCCATTTGACCTTGGACCATCCCTTCGCATGGACGCTGGGGGGGCTGGTCGCGTTGGTTTTGCTCCCGTTGAACGTTTGGATGGCAGGTCGTTGGCATCAACACTTTGGATTCGCGGAATTGCCATCGGGGGAGGGAGTCGTCATTCGGGAGGGATTTTGGAACCGAAAAGTCAGCTGCACATTTTACGACCGGATTCAATCGGTGAGTTGCTCGGAGAGTCCCTTTGATCGTCGCTGGAACATGCAAACGTTGAGGATTGATACCGCTGCGGCGGGCCCCGCCGATCACACGTATCGGCTGCCGATGCTGTCTGGGCCTGTCGCCAGCGAACTATTCGATCGTTTGGCGAGCAAAACGTCGCGAATCGAGATGGTTTGGGATTGA
- a CDS encoding sugar phosphate isomerase/epimerase family protein, whose protein sequence is MQLGFVSAILPEYTLEQVFAVASQCGYECVEVMCWPPGKAERRYAGTTHIDVTDLSAGRVDEIQSLCQRYDVAISSLGYYPNPLSPDEAESKLASEHLIQLIHASSQLGIGRVTTFVGRDWKKNVDDNWPRFESVWGPIIEAAEQADVRIGIENCPMLFTDDEWPGGKNLATSPAIWRRMFETFPSEHFGLNYDPSHPVFMHMDYLTPMRAFADRLVHIHAKDVRVDQVMLDQVGVFANPNEWHTPKLPGLGQVDWGQFFSVLTDTGYSGPVCVEVEDRAYEGSIENRIRALKQSHDYLRMFLPRM, encoded by the coding sequence ATGCAACTTGGTTTCGTCAGCGCCATCTTACCCGAATACACCCTGGAACAAGTTTTCGCGGTCGCCAGTCAATGCGGCTATGAATGCGTGGAAGTCATGTGCTGGCCGCCGGGGAAAGCCGAACGTCGTTACGCGGGCACGACTCACATCGATGTCACCGACCTGTCCGCTGGACGCGTTGACGAAATCCAATCGCTCTGCCAACGATACGACGTCGCGATCAGCTCCCTGGGTTACTACCCCAATCCACTCTCACCGGACGAAGCGGAATCCAAGCTGGCGTCGGAACACCTGATTCAGCTGATCCATGCGTCCTCCCAACTTGGCATCGGCCGAGTCACCACGTTTGTGGGCCGTGACTGGAAGAAAAACGTGGACGACAATTGGCCTCGGTTCGAATCCGTGTGGGGTCCCATCATCGAAGCCGCAGAGCAAGCCGATGTTCGGATTGGCATCGAAAACTGCCCCATGCTTTTCACGGACGACGAATGGCCGGGCGGAAAGAACCTGGCGACCAGCCCCGCGATCTGGCGACGGATGTTCGAAACGTTCCCGAGCGAACACTTTGGTCTGAACTACGACCCGTCCCATCCGGTGTTCATGCACATGGATTACTTGACACCGATGCGTGCGTTTGCAGATCGACTGGTGCACATCCACGCAAAAGATGTTCGAGTGGATCAAGTGATGCTGGATCAAGTCGGCGTGTTTGCCAACCCGAATGAATGGCACACCCCCAAATTGCCTGGACTCGGACAAGTCGACTGGGGCCAATTCTTTTCGGTCCTGACTGACACCGGTTACAGCGGACCGGTTTGCGTGGAAGTCGAAGACCGGGCCTACGAAGGCTCGATCGAGAACCGCATCCGAGCCCTCAAACAAAGCCACGACTACCTGCGGATGTTCCTGCCACGGATGTAA